In Paraburkholderia youngii, the genomic stretch GTCGCCGCTCCACCATAAAATCTTGATGAGGTCACCACGACGCCCGCGAAACAGGAAGATGTGCCCCGAGAACGGATCACGACCGAGTGCTGACTGCACCAGCGCGGCAAGTCCATCCATGCCACGGCGCATATCGGTAACGCCCGCTGCCAGCCATACGCGGGTACCGCCTGGCGGCGCAATCATGCTGGCATCAGGCAGCGCAGCACGAGGCGCAACTGCACGGGGTCGACCATGCCCGTGACGCGTACACGGGCACCGTTCAGTTCGATCTCGATGCCCGACGCCGCCGGTACGCTCTCGCGATGTGGCTCGACAGGCTCTAGAGCGAGCGACGCCGGTTCTGCGGTCTCGCCGGTCGGTGCATCGGGTAACGCTACGGGCAGCAACACCGCTGTGCTGGGCGCCACCCCTTCAAACAGGCCCGCCCGCAGTTGCCGGCGCCACTTGAACACCATATTCGGATTCAGTCCG encodes the following:
- the tnpB gene encoding IS66 family insertion sequence element accessory protein TnpB (TnpB, as the term is used for proteins encoded by IS66 family insertion elements, is considered an accessory protein, since TnpC, encoded by a neighboring gene, is a DDE family transposase.), with product MIAPPGGTRVWLAAGVTDMRRGMDGLAALVQSALGRDPFSGHIFLFRGRRGDLIKILWWSGDGMNLYAKRLERGRFVWPQADSGTVHLSAAQLSMLLEGIDWRHPERTWQPTHAA
- the tnpA gene encoding IS66-like element accessory protein TnpA yields the protein MGTTLDTRNARSSNRKGRPNYTPEYRRQVAVAACEPGISVAKLAQAHGLNPNMVFKWRRQLRAGLFEGVAPSTAVLLPVALPDAPTGETAEPASLALEPVEPHRESVPAASGIEIELNGARVRVTGMVDPVQLRLVLRCLMPA